AACGCGGGCCGGGAATCTGTGCACTGATGATCCTTGGTTTCTCGGATAAATGAAATCTGGAATAATCGGACATAGTAAAAAAGTTTAGAATTTTGAGTTATTGGGTATATGATTATTCAAATAGGGCATTGAGTTGATTCAGTTCCTCCAGCGACAGATCTTTATAATCGTAATCGCTTGGCGTGTACTCCCGGATGATACTGCCGGTACACAGTGCGGTCACTGTTTCCAGCGCTTCTTTGTAGGCTTCCATCCAGCGGCTGATCGTTTCTTCGCGGAACTGAACAGCGGAATAATAAACGGTGAGCACCAGCTGATTTTCCCGCAGGAAGCCGATTAATTCCAATGCATAATCACTTTTGTTGAGTGGTGATTCCACCGCTCCCGGTGCATGTTCCAGCAGGCGGAATTCACCTTCCGGCAAATCATCGCCGGTGGCGCCGAGGTAGTTGAATACCAGTTGAGGTTTGTGCATATGGCGCAGGGGGCTGTTTGTGGTGCTGTACTTTGCCAGCCCATAGCCGATACCATTATTCGGCACTTTATGCAGGAGTTCTTTGGTTTGTTTAATGTGCAGGGAAAGATCACCGACCTGCTGCAGATCCAGGCACACGGGATACTCTGCCGTAAACCAGCCAACAGTGCGGGATACAGAAATATCTTTCAGGATATCCGGGCGGCCGTGGCTTTCCAGCATCAGCTGCAGTTGCCGGAGGCCAAACACCCTGGCCGTAGCAAGGCCCAGTGCCGCCAACAGTAAATCGTTGATGTCAGTATTAAAGGCAGTGTGTGCCTGCCTGGTCAGCTGCGTAGTTACATCTTCGCCCAGGCGTACACTGTACTCCCGGATATCCTTAACAGCCGGGGCATTCAGGGAATCGCCATCCATTTGAATGGCGGCCGCACCAACGGTATGCATGCGCTGCCAGTAGTCTATTTCCTGTTTGAATTCGCTGCTGTTGGCATATTGTGCAAGGCGATCTGACCACAGCCGGAACGCATCTGTTTTCGCCGGCAGGGTTACCTGTTGTTGGGTGAGCTGTTGTGCATAGAGGGCGAAGAGGTCTTCCAGCAAAATCCTCCACGATACGGCATCCACCAGCAGGTGATGGATGGTCAGAAAGAGATGATCTCCTTCCGGCAGACGGAAAATGGCGGCTTTCATCAATGGCCCGGAAGCCAGGTGCAGCCCGGCCTGGAGCAGATCCGCCGTTTCTTCCATCAGAGAGGTGGCATTGGATGCATGACGCCAGTCGTTCACGCTCAGCGGCACCTCAATACCGCCAGGACGGATATACTGCAGCATTTTGCCGTTATCTTCCGTAAATATGGTGCGTAGGACATCGTGGAAATTGGAGAGCTCCAGTAACGCAGCCCGCATGGCTGTTTCATTAACCGGCTGTGCTGCCTGAAGCATGACGGCCTGGTTGTAATGATGCGGCACTGCTTTTTCCATAGCGAAGAAATCCGCCTGGATAGGCGTTAATGGCACATAACCTGTTACCTCGCCCTGTTCCGCTGTTACTTTCAGCGGCTTCAACGCCCCACTTAATTCACGGATAGTGGGCAGTTTCATAATATCTTTGATCTCTACCTTATATCCATGGCGGTATACCTGCGATGCCACCTGGATGGCGCTGATGGAGTCTCCGCCGCATTCGTAGAAGTTGTCTGTAACCCCGACCTTATCTTTCTTCAACACCAGCTGCCATGCGGCTACCAGTATTTTTTCCACCTCCTGTTCCGCAGCAACAAAATCGTTTTCTACTACAACTGCAGCACTCATGCGGGCCAGCAATTTACGATCCACTTTACCATTGGCATTCACCGGCAGCACTTCCAGTTCCTGGAATTGCCTCGGCACCATATATGGCGGCAGTTCACCGGAAAGCTGTTCTTTGATCGCGTTGAATGCTACCGCCTGTGCTTCATGAAAAACTACAAAGGCACTCAGGTACTTACGACCGGTAGTATCATCTGCTGCAATCACGGCCGCATCCTTTACGCCAGGCAACTGCGCCAGTTTGGCTTCTATCTCCCCCAATTCTATCCGCTGGCCATTCACCTTCACCTGGTAATCTTTACGGCCATGGAACTCCAGCAATCCATCCGGCAGGTAGCGGGCAAGGTCACCGGTTTTATACAGGCGCTGATTTTTCTCAGGCAGGAACGGATCAGTAGTAAATGCTGCAGCTGTTTTTTCCGGATCACCAATATATCCACGGCCCACACCTACGCCGGCCACACAAAGCTCCCCTACAACACCCACCGGGCAAAGGTTCATATAGCTATCAACAATATAGGTATGCATGTTGTAAATGGAAGTACCAACGGGTATTTTTTCCATGCCATCCGGCAGATGATTGAACACATACCAACAGGTGCCGTCTGACGCTTCCGCAGGTCCATAGTCATTCACCATCGTGGTATCCGGGTACAACGCAAACCAGCGTTTCACTGTTTCCGGCTTCAGTATTTCACCACCGCATACCAGGCGCTTCACCGGCAGCGGGTATCGCTCCGGCTCTTTCTCCAGGATGTCCAGCAGCAGGTTGAGATAAGTAGGTACAACCTGCAGCACAGTCACCTGGTGTACCATGAGTCTTCTTAAAAATTCCTCCGAATTATTCACCACATCATCGTCATATACCAGCGTTGTACCGCCTTTGATGAAAGCAGTAAAGAACTGCCATACAGAGATATCGAAACTGTGAGACGCATTCTGCACCAGCACGCTGTTGTTATCCATTTCCAGGTAATCTACCGTGGCGAGGGCATGATTCATCATGCCAATATGCTCACTCATAGCTCCTTTGGGTCTCCCGGTAGAACCGGAAGTAAATACGGAGAATGAAAGGCTGTGCGGATTAAATGAACTGCCGGGATTAGCTGCAGACGTACCATTCAGCAACTCATCAGTATAAATGAGGGTGCATAGCTGCTGAATTTTCTCCGCCACTGCCGGCGATACCAGGTTACGTTCTGCTATCACAGCTTTGACGCCCGCATCTTCCAGGATGGAGATGATACGGTTGTCAGGTAATTTCTTTTCGATGGGAATGTAAGCTCCTCCCAGTTTCCACAAGGCCAGGATGGCAGCCGCCATATTCTCCGAACGATCCATGAATACAGCTGCAAAGTCATCTTCAACAATACTCACCCGGTTACTGATACCTGCTGCCATTGTATTTACGCGGTCGTTCAGCTGCTGATAAGTTAAATACCTGTCGTTGCAGATGATCGCCGTTTTCTGCGGTGTGGCCACAGCAAATTTCTCCACCGCATGATAGAAGGTGGTGGAGAGATCATAGGCCCTTGCTGTATTATTAAAATCTTCTACCAGCACACGTTTTTCTGCGGCTGTTATCAACGTTACATCCTGCAGCTGTTGGGCCGTGCCGTCAATCACCTGCAGTAGCACAAGTTCAAAATGCCTGCAAATCTGCTTTGCATAGTATTCCTGTAATAATGCGGTATTATAGTTGAAGGAAACAGTGATCTCCTTCCCGGTTTCGACCATGATGTCCAGCGGATAGTTGGTCTGTTCGTGGAAAAATACATTTTCCAACTGCAGGGCAGCACCCGCCGCTGCCGCGGCTTCAGATACCGGATAGTTCTCAAACACCAGGATGGTATCGAATAAGTCGCCCTGAATACCGCTCCAGCGTTGAATATCATTGAGTGTGGTGTATTGGTATTCCCGGCACTGCTGTTGCTCCTGCTGCAGCTGCTGCAGCCAGCCGGCAATATGCTGGCCAGCCTGGCAGATGGTCTGCACCGGCAGCGTGTTGATGAACATACCGATGCGGCGCTCCACAGCTGGCAGTTCTTCCGGGCGCCCGGACACGGTTACGCCAAATGTAACGCCATCCCTGCCTGTATAACGATGTAGCAGCAACGCCCACACGCCCTGCATCAGTGTATTCACGGTAATATGCTGCCGTTGTGCGTATGCCTCAATTCTGGCAGTAACACCGGCACCCGTATGAAATTTTTCTGTAGCGTAAGTACCGAGGCCCCTGGTTCTGTTGGCCGTAGTTGCCACAAATGGTAACAGGCATGCCTCTTCTGTATCTTTCAGATAACTGCGCCAGAATGCCTCATCTGCCTCTTTATTGCGCGATTCCAGGTAGCGGATATAATCTTCATAGCGATCTTCCGGCACCGGCAGTAATTCCCTGCCCGCAGTGAGTTGCTCATATGCCTGTAGTACTTCTTCCATCAGAATGGGAACTGACCAGCCATCCAGCAGAATATGATGATGTGTCCATACCATACGGTAACGACGATCCGATAACCGGATCAGCGCCAATCGCATCACGGGGGCTTTTTTGAAATCGAAGCCACGCCTGCGGTCTTCCTCCTCAAAAGCTGCGATGGCA
This window of the Chitinophaga sancti genome carries:
- a CDS encoding non-ribosomal peptide synthetase, encoding MSIKEFVEHIESRHFSLVAEGESLSLKANRKKLKAEEIDAVRQDKEIISFIKANKPALIAYLTEAPAKKKTDEVSALYRLSGLQEGMLFYGLYDTETGAYINQFACDLISPDVEAFEKSWQYAINNHSILRSSFYYDSFNIPVQCVYRHVELPVNHFDYREMDAAAQDAAIAAFEEEDRRRGFDFKKAPVMRLALIRLSDRRYRMVWTHHHILLDGWSVPILMEEVLQAYEQLTAGRELLPVPEDRYEDYIRYLESRNKEADEAFWRSYLKDTEEACLLPFVATTANRTRGLGTYATEKFHTGAGVTARIEAYAQRQHITVNTLMQGVWALLLHRYTGRDGVTFGVTVSGRPEELPAVERRIGMFINTLPVQTICQAGQHIAGWLQQLQQEQQQCREYQYTTLNDIQRWSGIQGDLFDTILVFENYPVSEAAAAAGAALQLENVFFHEQTNYPLDIMVETGKEITVSFNYNTALLQEYYAKQICRHFELVLLQVIDGTAQQLQDVTLITAAEKRVLVEDFNNTARAYDLSTTFYHAVEKFAVATPQKTAIICNDRYLTYQQLNDRVNTMAAGISNRVSIVEDDFAAVFMDRSENMAAAILALWKLGGAYIPIEKKLPDNRIISILEDAGVKAVIAERNLVSPAVAEKIQQLCTLIYTDELLNGTSAANPGSSFNPHSLSFSVFTSGSTGRPKGAMSEHIGMMNHALATVDYLEMDNNSVLVQNASHSFDISVWQFFTAFIKGGTTLVYDDDVVNNSEEFLRRLMVHQVTVLQVVPTYLNLLLDILEKEPERYPLPVKRLVCGGEILKPETVKRWFALYPDTTMVNDYGPAEASDGTCWYVFNHLPDGMEKIPVGTSIYNMHTYIVDSYMNLCPVGVVGELCVAGVGVGRGYIGDPEKTAAAFTTDPFLPEKNQRLYKTGDLARYLPDGLLEFHGRKDYQVKVNGQRIELGEIEAKLAQLPGVKDAAVIAADDTTGRKYLSAFVVFHEAQAVAFNAIKEQLSGELPPYMVPRQFQELEVLPVNANGKVDRKLLARMSAAVVVENDFVAAEQEVEKILVAAWQLVLKKDKVGVTDNFYECGGDSISAIQVASQVYRHGYKVEIKDIMKLPTIRELSGALKPLKVTAEQGEVTGYVPLTPIQADFFAMEKAVPHHYNQAVMLQAAQPVNETAMRAALLELSNFHDVLRTIFTEDNGKMLQYIRPGGIEVPLSVNDWRHASNATSLMEETADLLQAGLHLASGPLMKAAIFRLPEGDHLFLTIHHLLVDAVSWRILLEDLFALYAQQLTQQQVTLPAKTDAFRLWSDRLAQYANSSEFKQEIDYWQRMHTVGAAAIQMDGDSLNAPAVKDIREYSVRLGEDVTTQLTRQAHTAFNTDINDLLLAALGLATARVFGLRQLQLMLESHGRPDILKDISVSRTVGWFTAEYPVCLDLQQVGDLSLHIKQTKELLHKVPNNGIGYGLAKYSTTNSPLRHMHKPQLVFNYLGATGDDLPEGEFRLLEHAPGAVESPLNKSDYALELIGFLRENQLVLTVYYSAVQFREETISRWMEAYKEALETVTALCTGSIIREYTPSDYDYKDLSLEELNQLNALFE